From Amycolatopsis sp. YIM 10, the proteins below share one genomic window:
- a CDS encoding EamA family transporter, whose amino-acid sequence MTASGTLPRIALTAFAPAVWGTTYVVTTELLPSGHPLFAGLMRALPAGLIALALTRTLPRGAWWWRAAALGVLNIGLFFPLLFTAAERLPGGVAATLGAGQPLVVALLAVGVLHQRPSAARFAWGLAGVAGVGLVVLGPAAGFDAVGVLAGLGGAFAMALGVTLTKRWGRPAGVGPTAFAGWQLTAGGLFLVPVTFAVEGAPPAIDLPAAAGYLWLGLVGGLLAYVLWFRGISLLPVTSVAVLGLLSPMVAALLGALVLGQELGPVQLAGFALALTAMVAGQLPHERGNQLGAKPIDQLTGQCLAADLAEPGGQRVPQ is encoded by the coding sequence CTGACTGCTTCCGGGACCCTGCCCCGCATCGCGCTGACCGCCTTCGCGCCCGCCGTGTGGGGCACCACCTACGTCGTGACCACGGAACTCCTGCCGTCGGGCCACCCGTTGTTCGCGGGCCTGATGCGCGCGCTGCCCGCCGGGCTGATCGCGCTGGCGCTCACCCGGACGCTGCCGCGCGGTGCCTGGTGGTGGCGGGCGGCGGCGCTCGGCGTGCTGAACATCGGCCTGTTCTTCCCATTGCTGTTCACCGCCGCGGAACGGCTGCCCGGCGGGGTCGCGGCGACGCTGGGCGCCGGGCAGCCGCTCGTGGTCGCGCTGCTGGCGGTCGGCGTGCTGCACCAGCGGCCGTCGGCGGCCCGATTCGCCTGGGGGCTGGCCGGGGTGGCCGGGGTCGGGCTGGTGGTGCTCGGCCCGGCCGCCGGATTCGACGCCGTCGGCGTGCTCGCCGGGCTCGGCGGGGCGTTCGCGATGGCGCTGGGTGTCACGCTGACCAAGCGCTGGGGCCGCCCGGCCGGGGTCGGCCCCACCGCGTTCGCCGGCTGGCAGCTGACCGCGGGCGGGCTGTTCCTGGTGCCGGTCACCTTCGCCGTCGAAGGCGCGCCCCCGGCGATCGACCTGCCCGCCGCGGCCGGGTACCTCTGGCTCGGGCTGGTCGGCGGCCTGCTGGCCTACGTGCTGTGGTTCCGCGGCATCAGCCTCCTGCCGGTCACCTCGGTCGCCGTGCTGGGCCTGCTCTCCCCGATGGTCGCCGCGCTGCTCGGCGCACTGGTGCTCGGCCAGGAACTCGGCCCGGTGCAGCTGGCCGGCTTCGCGCTCGCGCTCACCGCGATGGTGGCCGGCCAGCTGCCCCACGAACGCGGGAACCAGCTGGGCGCGAAGCCCATCGACCAGCTCACCGGACAGTGCCTAGCCGCTGACCTCGCCGAACCAGGTGGTCAGCGCGTCCCGCAGTGA
- a CDS encoding TetR/AcrR family transcriptional regulator has protein sequence MRRDAQLNREKLIDSARALFAERGLNVALEEVARRAGVSIGTLYNRFPTREDLCAAVFADRVDTVVRSAENALAMPDAWAGFTLFLEQMCLLQAADRGFNDLAARWLPQADPRRGYELMSELVARARREGALREDFTTEDLAFVTWSITRTIEATAAVNPELWRRHLAMICDGLRAEAAHPLPEPPLRPEQLAGIMRGEC, from the coding sequence ATGCGCCGCGACGCCCAGCTCAACCGCGAGAAGCTCATCGATTCGGCTCGCGCGCTCTTCGCCGAGCGCGGGCTGAACGTGGCGCTGGAGGAGGTCGCGCGCCGGGCCGGGGTGAGCATCGGCACGCTGTACAACCGGTTCCCGACCAGGGAGGACCTGTGCGCCGCGGTGTTCGCCGATCGGGTGGACACGGTGGTGCGCTCCGCCGAGAACGCGTTGGCCATGCCCGACGCGTGGGCGGGGTTCACCCTGTTCCTGGAGCAGATGTGCCTGCTGCAGGCGGCCGATCGCGGGTTCAACGACCTGGCCGCGCGCTGGCTGCCCCAGGCGGATCCGCGGCGCGGCTACGAGCTGATGTCGGAACTGGTCGCCCGCGCGCGGCGGGAGGGCGCGCTGCGCGAGGACTTCACCACCGAGGACCTGGCCTTCGTCACCTGGTCGATCACCAGGACCATCGAGGCCACCGCGGCGGTCAACCCGGAACTGTGGCGGCGGCACCTGGCGATGATCTGTGACGGCCTGCGTGCCGAGGCCGCGCATCCGCTGCCCGAGCCGCCCCTGCGACCGGAGCAGCTCGCCGGGATCATGCGCGGGGAGTGCTGA
- a CDS encoding LysR family transcriptional regulator, whose product MELQHLRYVLAVAETNSFTRGAERCFVAQSALSHQIARLERELGAKLFDRTSRRVRLTAAGAAFLPAARQCLDAADRAVAEVAAAIGEVRGRLTVGAIPTVAAVDIPVALREFHRRYPQVRVGLRSGASEELVEAVKEGSLEVAFLGLPTTARPQGVNSRELARDHLVAVTAPEHPLAEASEVDLRRLTEETFVDFPAGTAGRAQSDEAFAAAGLVREVAFEVTAADFMAKLIRQGLGVAMLPSAYAPQLTGVATVPVLGAPGRVEYLVWSRAGLSPAATAFLDALSTPRA is encoded by the coding sequence GTGGAACTCCAGCACCTGCGCTACGTGCTCGCCGTCGCCGAAACGAACAGCTTCACCCGCGGCGCCGAGCGCTGCTTCGTCGCCCAGTCCGCGCTCAGTCACCAGATCGCCCGGCTGGAACGCGAACTGGGCGCGAAGCTGTTCGACCGCACGAGCCGCCGGGTCCGGCTGACCGCCGCCGGTGCGGCGTTCCTGCCCGCGGCACGGCAGTGCCTCGACGCCGCCGACCGGGCCGTCGCCGAGGTCGCGGCGGCGATCGGCGAAGTGCGGGGCAGGCTCACCGTCGGCGCGATCCCGACCGTGGCGGCGGTGGACATTCCGGTGGCACTGCGCGAATTCCACCGGCGCTATCCCCAGGTGCGCGTCGGCCTGCGGTCCGGCGCGAGCGAGGAACTCGTCGAAGCGGTGAAGGAGGGCAGCCTCGAAGTCGCTTTCCTCGGCCTGCCAACCACTGCGCGGCCGCAGGGGGTGAACTCGCGCGAGCTGGCCCGCGACCACCTCGTCGCCGTGACCGCACCAGAACACCCACTGGCCGAAGCGTCCGAAGTGGACCTTCGACGGCTGACCGAAGAGACCTTTGTGGACTTCCCGGCCGGGACGGCGGGACGGGCGCAGTCCGACGAGGCCTTCGCCGCGGCCGGGCTGGTCCGCGAGGTGGCCTTCGAGGTGACCGCGGCGGATTTCATGGCCAAGCTCATCCGGCAGGGCCTCGGCGTGGCCATGCTCCCGTCGGCCTACGCGCCGCAGCTGACCGGGGTCGCGACCGTTCCGGTGCTCGGCGCGCCCGGCCGCGTCGAATACCTGGTTTGGAGCCGGGCCGGGTTGAGCCCGGCCGCGACCGCCTTCCTGGACGCGCTCAGCACTCCCCGCGCATGA
- a CDS encoding response regulator produces the protein MSDSLAPIDILLVEDDPGDVLMTKEAFEHHKIRNSLHVVSDGVEALDFLRRDGEYADAPRPGLILLDLNLPKKDGRQVLAEIKAEPELRSIPVVVLTTSEAEEDILRSYDLHANAYVTKPVDFERFVEVVRQIDDFFVTVVKLPK, from the coding sequence GTGAGCGATTCACTGGCCCCGATCGACATCCTGCTGGTCGAGGACGACCCCGGCGACGTGCTGATGACCAAGGAAGCGTTCGAGCACCACAAGATCCGCAATTCGCTGCACGTGGTCAGCGACGGCGTGGAGGCGCTGGACTTCCTGCGGCGCGACGGCGAGTACGCCGACGCGCCGCGCCCCGGGCTGATCCTGCTCGACCTGAACCTGCCGAAGAAGGACGGCCGCCAGGTGCTCGCCGAGATCAAGGCCGAGCCGGAACTGCGCAGCATCCCGGTGGTGGTGCTGACCACCTCCGAGGCCGAGGAGGACATCCTGCGCAGCTACGACCTGCACGCCAACGCCTACGTCACCAAGCCGGTCGACTTCGAGCGCTTCGTCGAGGTGGTCCGCCAGATCGACGACTTCTTCGTCACCGTGGTCAAGCTGCCGAAGTAG
- a CDS encoding SDR family oxidoreductase encodes MTDSAGKVLVVLGAGPGLGMSMAHRFGREGFRVALVSRTDRRHEGYRASLTAAGIEARTYTADVNDAADLKRVLGEITGDLGGYDTVYFGPVSPDTLDVVPLTEAGADDLLTPVGGMLTAAATLVGEVLPGMVSRGDGALFFGGGLSGKIPMPMLGNLAPAAAALRMYVLTLAEALKESGVHAATLTIGGLIERGDIHRSFLDRNASLEGIGTLDPDDIADTAWSMYVDRDRTEADFGAPATSAA; translated from the coding sequence ATGACGGATTCGGCAGGCAAGGTGCTCGTGGTGCTCGGTGCGGGACCGGGGCTCGGCATGTCGATGGCGCACCGGTTCGGCCGGGAGGGTTTCCGGGTGGCGCTGGTGTCCCGCACCGACCGCAGGCACGAGGGCTACCGCGCGAGCCTCACCGCGGCGGGGATCGAAGCGCGCACGTACACCGCCGACGTCAACGACGCGGCGGACCTCAAGCGCGTGCTCGGCGAGATCACCGGCGACCTGGGCGGCTACGACACCGTCTACTTCGGACCGGTCAGCCCGGACACGCTGGACGTCGTGCCGCTCACCGAGGCCGGTGCGGACGACCTGCTGACCCCGGTCGGTGGCATGCTCACCGCGGCGGCCACCCTGGTCGGCGAGGTGCTGCCCGGCATGGTTTCGCGCGGCGACGGCGCGTTGTTCTTCGGCGGCGGGCTCAGCGGCAAGATCCCCATGCCGATGCTGGGCAACCTGGCACCGGCCGCGGCCGCGCTGCGCATGTACGTGCTCACCCTCGCCGAAGCGCTGAAGGAGAGCGGCGTCCACGCGGCCACGCTCACCATCGGCGGGCTGATCGAACGCGGCGACATCCACCGCTCGTTCCTGGACCGGAACGCTTCACTGGAGGGCATCGGCACCCTCGACCCCGATGACATCGCCGACACCGCCTGGTCGATGTACGTCGACCGCGACCGCACCGAAGCCGACTTCGGCGCGCCGGCTACTTCGGCAGCTTGA